The Methanothermobacter sp. CaT2 DNA window TGTATGTGACAGGTGCCTGGCTTGCATTCCTGTTCCTTGACATGTTTGATGTTATGTGGAAGGTGAAAAGGGATGAGAGAGAGTACCTCCATGAGGCCATAGCAGAAAGAAACGCCGCATGGGCCATGATGCCAGTGCTTGTAATTGGAGTGTTCATAGAACTCATCTCAAGTTCCCTGCAGGGAAAGCCCCACATCGACCCCTTCATTTTACTTGCACTCCTTGCAGGTGTCCTTGCAAAATCCGTAACAAACTACCGGCTGGAGAGGGAGAATTGAGGACACTGATAAGGGAACACAGGAAGGAACTCGGATTAACCCAGGAGGAACTCGCAGAGAGGGTTGGGGTAACAAGGCAGACCATAATAGCCCTTGAGAAGGGACGTTACAGCCCCTCCCTCATCCTTGCCCACAGGATCGCAAGGGCCCTGGGAAGGGAGCATATCGAGGATGTCTTCATCCTTGATGAGGACGGTGAAAAATGAAAATGATAAGATACGGTGAAATTAAAATAAAGACCTGCAAAAACGTCTATGAACCAGCAGAGGACACCTTCCTCCTTGCAGATAACCTGGATGTCAGGGAGGGTGATCGTGTCCTTGAAATAGGTACGGGGACAGGACTTGTTGCCATAAGGGCATCAGAGAAGGGAGATGTGACTGCAACCGATGTGAATCCCGCCGCAGTTAAGTGCACGCAGGAGAATGCCATTATCAATGGAGTTGAACTCACGGTCCTGCAGGGGGACCTCTTTGACCCGGTTGAGGGCAAAAAATTTGACGTCATCATCTTCAACACACCCTACCTTCCAGCCACCGGGGATGATGCCACAGGGGATGTCCTGGACCTCGCCTGGAACGGGGGCCCCGACGGCAGAATGGTTATAGACAGGTTCCTTGATGAGGTCCCGGCACACCTGAAACCTGGGGGGAGGGTCCAGCTGGTGCAGTCCTCCCTCTCCGATACAGAGAAGACCCTCCAGAAACTGGCAGATATGGGCTTTGATGCGTCGGTTACTGCAAGTGAGAGG harbors:
- a CDS encoding HemK2/MTQ2 family protein methyltransferase, which translates into the protein MIRYGEIKIKTCKNVYEPAEDTFLLADNLDVREGDRVLEIGTGTGLVAIRASEKGDVTATDVNPAAVKCTQENAIINGVELTVLQGDLFDPVEGKKFDVIIFNTPYLPATGDDATGDVLDLAWNGGPDGRMVIDRFLDEVPAHLKPGGRVQLVQSSLSDTEKTLQKLADMGFDASVTASERYFFEEIVLITARI
- a CDS encoding helix-turn-helix transcriptional regulator, whose protein sequence is MRTLIREHRKELGLTQEELAERVGVTRQTIIALEKGRYSPSLILAHRIARALGREHIEDVFILDEDGEK